The stretch of DNA CAGGTATCATTTCTCCCGTTTCCCAGACGCCAGTGCTCCCTACATACCCAACACTTTTAGATTCACCTACAAAAACTAGGGCGCTCTGAATTGAGGACGTGACTCAGGACGAGATAGTTGAAAGATTCAAAGGGGATTTACTATTTAGCATCGAGCACAAGACATTTCTTGGTCACCTGCTCATTCCTCCTACACGTGGAAGAGGGGCCGGTTTCCCTGGGGTCAGGTCACTGACATCATGGAATTGCTCCGACATGAAAATGCTTTCTTTGACAGCTTTTTGGGAGCCGCTACGTGCCCCCCGCTGTTTGTTTCTCGGCCTATCTTAGGGAACCCCGTGTAAAACCATTAACCCAATTCTGTTCTCATGACTCATTTGGAAGCTGAAAAATGAGAAGGTTGATAGAAAATACAGGCCCATCCCCAATATCGGAGGCCTTTTAAAGATGGCAACAAATGGAGAATAAACCGGAAGGTCGTGGAAGATGGGAGGCGTGCGGCTGGCCCTTCCCACCGTCGTTTGGGCTAAAACGGGAGAAAGGCTCTGGCGCCCCTGATCTTCTGCCTCACGCCCCTGCAGGACATGGTGAGCCCGGCGTGGTGGCACTTCAGGGACTCCAGATGCTGCCTGAGCAGCGCCGTCTTGTCCACCGTCTCCTCCAGGTCCCGGAGGAGCGGCTCCTTGCCCACAAGCCCACACTTCTGACTCAACTTGATGTTGTCGATCCGCAGCCTGTCCCGGGCTTGCTTGGTCTTGGTCAAGATGTCCCTCCTGAGGGCCacctgagcctcaatttccaaAAGCTGTGCCTTTTTCCATGCGTTTTCTATATCCACAAAGTGTAGCTTTTCCTTCACGTGGGTTATGACCTGCACGTTGTTGGCCACCTTGTTGCGCAGTTTTAACAGATCCTCGTTCCGCTCCTCGACCTTTTCACTGAAGGCCTGGTTCTCAATCTTCAGCTGCTCGAAATCGATGAGGAGCAGACCCTCCGCCATGTCCTCCTGGGCCCTCATCCGGGTCTTCAGATGCACCAAGCTCTGTCTCAGTTGCACGTTCTCCAGCCTCACGGCGCtcatctccttctccttcttctcctccagctcctggatCTGCCCCACCTCCCGCAGGGCGGCCTGGCGACCGCCCCGCATCCGGCAGTTGCCCAAGGCCTGCATCACCACCTGCTTCTTGAGGGCCTGGAAGGCTCGCCACTCCGCCTCCACCCTGGAGAGGCTCTCCTTGCCCTCCTGCTTCAGCTGCTCCAGCTCCCGGTGATACCAGTCCAGGTCGTCTGCCTGCTGCTTCCGCAGCTCCTCCAGAATGGCCAGGTGGCGCAGGTACGCCTGCTCTTTCTCGGGGTCGTCGGGCTCCGTGCCCTTGTCGGGCGTCTCGGCCGCCTCCGGGCCCCTCTTCTTGCGCAGCGCCTCGGAGATCCTGTGCTGCAGGTACGTGCTGTAGCGCTGGAGGCGGTCGCGCTCCACCACGCGCGCCCGGTACTGCTCCAGGAGCTCCGCGCGCAGCTGCTGCTCCTCCCGCTTCCGCACCTCCCGGCTCCACTCCTCGGCCTCCTCGTCGAGGCTCTCCTCCCGCTCTCTCGGCTTTACCAGGCTTCTCGCCGGGCTTCCTAGCACGCCTCTCTCCTCAATGTCCTTGCttgtttcttcctccccctcctcctcctcccgctcAGCCTCCGGAGCTGACACAGCCTCTTCCCGGCTGCTGGTGGGCAGCGGCACAGACACCTGCGACGGGGCTTCCTTCTTCCTGCGCTGGACCGGCGCTGCCGACACTTCCTCCCACTCCTTCTCCTCGTCGATCCCCTCCACgctcccttccccgccccccacctccgtCTCGGACTGCGCCAGCTCCTCCGCTTCCGCGAGCCCGCCTTCGGGCCCCGACTGGGCTATCTCTTCAGGCCCTGCCTCAGTCGGCTCCCCGGGCTCGGGTTCGGGCTCGGCCGGCCCCTCCggctctccaggctctggctCGTCCCCGACCTCGGTGGCCACCGGCCCTTCCCGGGGCTCGGCGGGCTCGGCGGGCTCATCCTCGGCGGCGCCTCCTGTCGAAACCTCTAGGGTCCCCGGCTCCGGCTGCGGCTCCGGCTGCGGCTCCGGCTCCGGCTGCGGCTGCGGCAGCGGCTCCGGCGGTTCGGTCGGGGTCTGGAGGCCTGAGATGGACTTGATCCCGGACAGCCTCGAGGACAGGCTCGCCACATCTCCGTCTTCCCCTTCAGGGTACCCAGGATGCTCGGAGGGGCCGTCCATCACCCTCCAGCTCCGCAGGCACCGCGGATCCCGGACTCCGGCTGTTGGGTTTCCAGGGGCAACCAGGGGCGCGCGCGGTGGGCCCGGCGATTGGCCAAGAGTAAGGCAGACGCCCGgcccccttctcccagcctccGAAGAGAGAAGGCCAATGGGAGGCCGCGAGCGGACGACGGGAGGCAGTGATTGGTAGGGGGTGCAGGCTCGCGCCGCACGGCCTTCCCGCCCATTTCCCGGCGCCGGGCCTGGGGCGGGGCGGCCTGGAGGAACCGCGGGGAGCGCGCGGCCGGCGCCAGGGGCGCGCAGGCGCAGCGCGGCGTGCCGGGTCCNNNNNNNNNNNNNNNNNNNNNNNNNNNNNNNNNNNNNNNNNNNNNNNNNNNNNNNNNNNNNNNNNNNNNNNNNNNNNNNNNNNNNNNNNNNNNNNNNNNNGGGCACGGGCGGCGGCGCGCTGAcggcgggcggcgggcgggggAAGATGGCGGAGCTCGGTAAGAAGTACTGCGTGTACTGCCTGGCCGAGGTGAGCCCGCTGCGCTTCCGCTGCACCGAGTGCCAGGACATCGAGCTGTGCCCCGAGTGCTTCTCCGCCGGCGCCGAGATCGGCCACCACCGCCGCTACCACGGCTACCAGCTGGTGGACGGCGGGCGCTTCACGCTGTGGGGGCCCGAGGCCGAGGGCGGCTGGACCAGCCGCGAGGAGCAGCTGCTGCTGGATGCCATCGAGCAGTTCGGCTTCGGAAACTGGGTGAGCGGCGGGCACGACGCGCACCTGCTCGCCCCGTGCCCGCGCCGGCGGGGAGGCGGGCGCAGAGAGGTGAAGCAACCTGCCCAAGGGCGCACAGCCAGGAAGTAGCAAGGTGGGGGATCGGACCGTGGCTCTGCCGACCTTAGGAGGACTCCCATAGCTTAGGCAAGACCCGCGCCTGACCCGGGTCGAGTCGCCGGACGGGGACAGGTCGGAAGACCTGACGGAGCTGTGGGAGGGCCGCCTGATCAGGACCCGGGTCCCGCCTGGAGAGCGGGGGTGGCAGAGGCCAGACCGGCTTCGCGCGGGGCCCTCCGCCTTCTCCCGCGACCGGGGCACCTGCTTTGTACACGGCCCCGCTGGCTTTGTGCGGTTGTCAGGGCGTGCGCCCCGTGTCCCCTGGCGGGGACCTGTGTCTCCCGGGGTCCCCACTGGGCCCGGGACGTCCTAGGACGGGCGCTAGGTGAGTTCCGAACAAAGGAGCGTGGTGGGGccaggggtgtgtgtggaggcCCAGCTGAGACGGGAAGGCGAGAGCCGGGGTCCTGTGGGCTGGCCGGGTGGTAACGGGCCAGGCTCCTCGGGGGAGACGCGGGTGCTCTTCCCCAACGGTCTCTGAGGGCCTCTCCTTCCCCTTGGGGCCCCAAAGCTTTCATCCGGGTCTGCCTGCAGGCGTtagaagtggggagaggagacacCACCCCAGCTCCTTAATTTTTCCAGACCCTTCCACGAGAACCACCCCTATACCCCATCTTGTGCTGCTTCCCTAGCAACACTCTCCTCCTCGTGGGCTTGTGGGGAAGACTTTCCAGGCTTCTCCTCTCCGTCCCAAACCTGGCCTGCTTTCCTTTCTGTCAAGTGAGCCAGCCTTTGGGGCCTGATGCCCGTTCTGCAGCCCTGGAGTCCCTCCTGTCCCCTTCGCGTCTTGGAGACTCGCTGCTCCCcgggtcccccccccccgccccggggcgcCAGCACGGTGGTCGCCATCCTCTGAAAACCCCGGTGTGACTCGAAATGCATTGAGGTGCATCGAGCGTCTGCCCGGTGGGAGAGAAAGGCCTTGTCTCTGGCTTCCAGCGGCCGTCGGTCCTTTACGCCAGGACCTCTCCCCAAAGTGTCCGCCCTCGATGGGGAGCCATCTCCGCGTCTCCGGACTCCACTCAACTGTCCAAGTGCGGACACTTGACCCTACGTGGCCCAGACCTTCCCCCGCCTCACTCAGTTCCGCAGACCCAGGGCCCTCTGTCCTCAGGTCCTTTCTCTAGGCCCAGTTCGGCAGCGGCTGTTTCTCCAGCATATTTCCAGAACCTTCCCACTGCTCACAACCGTTAGTCCAGGCTGGTGTTTATCTCTTGCCGTGGCCACCTCGGGCCTCCTAGCTGGTCCTCCTGCTTCGTCCTTGTGCCCTCCAGCCCCTTCCATGCGCTGTGATCAGTGACTCCAGATTGTCCCATCCCATCGGCCCTCCGTGGCTCCAGGTCCACCCAGCGTGAATTTCACGGCCTGTAGAGCCCTCAGATGCTAAGCCTTTGATCCCTTCTGACCTCTTCTGCTTGGAGTGTTTTTCCTCCAGATCGTGGCTCGTCACTGGTCTGTCTGCTTCCATCTCAGAGCCTCTGACAGCCTTCCCTCTCGGGCCTCTCGGTGCTTCTCTCTACAGCCATTGCCAAAAATAGCCAAGGGGGACCCAGAGCCCTGCCGAGTGCCATGTGCTGTGCCGAGCAGGCTGTTTCTCATGAAATCTTCCCAGCAGCCTCGGGCAGCAGGTTTTGAAGCGAAGAGCTGGACTCCAGAGTCCGTGCTCCCCACCGCCCTGctcaccttcccccccccccccactgcggCCACACCCGGGACTAAAGGTCCCTCGGTACTGGAGGGAGAGTGGGGCTGGAAGGGCGCACCTGGGGGGATTGTTGAAATGTGGCTTCCGACTCACATGTTAGGGGAGACGACTGATAGCTTGGAGGCTCCCGCGGCCGGCCCCGTGGCGGGGCTCTGGGGTGCGGGGAGCCCGGGATTCTGCGTGCTGACC from Suricata suricatta isolate VVHF042 chromosome 1, meerkat_22Aug2017_6uvM2_HiC, whole genome shotgun sequence encodes:
- the CCDC96 gene encoding coiled-coil domain-containing protein 96 — translated: MDGPSEHPGYPEGEDGDVASLSSRLSGIKSISGLQTPTEPPEPLPQPQPEPEPQPEPQPEPGTLEVSTGGAAEDEPAEPAEPREGPVATEVGDEPEPGEPEGPAEPEPEPGEPTEAGPEEIAQSGPEGGLAEAEELAQSETEVGGGEGSVEGIDEEKEWEEVSAAPVQRRKKEAPSQVSVPLPTSSREEAVSAPEAEREEEEGEEETSKDIEERGVLGSPARSLVKPREREESLDEEAEEWSREVRKREEQQLRAELLEQYRARVVERDRLQRYSTYLQHRISEALRKKRGPEAAETPDKGTEPDDPEKEQAYLRHLAILEELRKQQADDLDWYHRELEQLKQEGKESLSRVEAEWRAFQALKKQVVMQALGNCRMRGGRQAALREVGQIQELEEKKEKEMSAVRLENVQLRQSLVHLKTRMRAQEDMAEGLLLIDFEQLKIENQAFSEKVEERNEDLLKLRNKVANNVQVITHVKEKLHFVDIENAWKKAQLLEIEAQVALRRDILTKTKQARDRLRIDNIKLSQKCGLVGKEPLLRDLEETVDKTALLRQHLESLKCHHAGLTMSCRGVRQKIRGARAFLPF